From a region of the Mucilaginibacter auburnensis genome:
- a CDS encoding S66 peptidase family protein yields the protein MHNALKPTIQPQYLKKGDKIAITCPAKKLPAPMTDAVALLESWGLEVVLGQTVTANYHQFAGDDDLRAADMQRFIDDDSIKAIIAARGGYGTVRMIDKVDFSRLTNNPKWVVGFSDITLLHSHLLASYNLQSIHGQMPMNIPDASARSLETLRKALFGEKLAYEVTPHADNREGEGSGILTGGNLSLLISAIGSVSDVDYSGKILFIEDVGEYLYSVDRMMHTLKRAGKLANLAGLLVGGFTSIKDNDIPFGQTVPEIVMNVVKDYSYPVCFDFPAGHINDNCSLVLGSSVKLALTTQQVNVQFTSPLL from the coding sequence ATGCATAACGCCTTAAAGCCAACCATACAACCGCAATACTTAAAAAAGGGAGACAAAATAGCCATTACCTGCCCTGCCAAAAAGCTCCCCGCCCCCATGACGGATGCAGTTGCATTGTTAGAAAGCTGGGGATTGGAAGTAGTTTTAGGACAAACAGTAACCGCAAACTATCACCAATTTGCAGGCGATGACGACCTGCGCGCTGCAGATATGCAACGTTTTATTGATGATGACAGCATTAAGGCGATAATAGCCGCCCGCGGCGGCTATGGCACTGTGCGAATGATCGATAAGGTTGATTTTAGTCGTTTAACAAATAACCCAAAATGGGTGGTAGGCTTTAGTGACATTACGCTGCTGCACTCGCATTTGTTGGCCAGTTACAACCTGCAAAGCATTCACGGACAAATGCCCATGAACATACCCGACGCTTCGGCACGCTCCTTAGAAACGCTGCGAAAGGCCCTGTTTGGGGAGAAGCTCGCGTATGAGGTTACTCCGCATGCCGACAATCGTGAAGGTGAGGGCAGCGGAATACTCACCGGCGGCAATTTAAGCTTGCTGATATCAGCCATAGGCTCCGTTTCTGATGTTGATTACAGCGGAAAAATATTATTTATTGAGGATGTAGGCGAATACCTTTATTCGGTTGACAGGATGATGCACACTTTGAAACGGGCAGGCAAACTGGCTAACCTTGCCGGGTTGTTAGTTGGAGGTTTTACAAGCATCAAAGATAACGACATACCATTTGGGCAAACTGTGCCTGAGATTGTGATGAATGTTGTGAAAGATTATAGCTATCCGGTGTGCTTTGACTTTCCGGCAGGGCATATAAATGATAATTGTAGTTTAGTTTTAGGCAGTTCTGTAAAATTGGCTTTAACTACGCAACAAGTGAATGTACAATTCACAAGCCCTCTTTTATAA
- the metG gene encoding methionine--tRNA ligase, which translates to MSQLDNFKRYTITSALPYANGPLHIGHLAGAYLPADIFVRFLRLKKKDVVYICGSDEHGAAITIKAKKEGTTPQAIIDKYHEQIKKSFEEFGIGFDIYHRTSSPIHHDLSQEFFLNLYEKGEFVEQYSEQYFDEDFQQFLADRYITGTCPNCHNDNAYGDQCERCGTSLNPTDLINPVSTLSGKPPVLKATKHWYLPLDKYQPWLEQWIDKKDGEWKVNVFGQCKSWLKSGLQPRSMTRDLDWGIDVPLEEAKGKKLYVWMDAPIGYISATKQWAIDKGKDWQLYWKQQPNEADNTCLIHFIGKDNIVFHCIIFPSILHAHGDYVLPQNVPANEFLNLEGDKLSTSRNHAVWLHEYLEEFPGKQDELRYVLTSILPETSDSEFTWKDYQARVNNELVAILGNFVNRVMILMHKFYDGRIESDIQLTDGYLNDEIGIFYDAIDSSLQNYRFRQGLQSVMDIARLGNKYLTEKEPWKSIKTNPDDARDALHNCLYIIGHLATCLQPFLPATAKKILRMLNLPEQFNFDQEIAFKAGHQLNPATLLFEKVEDEVIEKQIEKLNSKKQAATAVVEEVQVTPAKENINYETFATMDIRTGTILTAEKVAKTKKLLKLTIDTGIDQRTVVSGIAEYYEPEAIIGQKVSILVNLEPRDIKGITSQGMILMAENSEGKLSFVAPVEDFNNGSVIR; encoded by the coding sequence ATGTCGCAATTAGATAATTTTAAGCGTTATACCATTACTTCGGCACTGCCTTATGCCAACGGACCTTTACACATCGGTCACCTGGCGGGCGCGTATTTGCCGGCTGATATATTTGTACGTTTTCTTCGGTTAAAGAAAAAGGATGTAGTTTACATCTGCGGGTCTGACGAGCACGGCGCTGCCATCACCATAAAAGCGAAAAAAGAAGGTACTACGCCACAAGCCATTATTGACAAGTACCACGAGCAGATCAAAAAGAGCTTTGAGGAGTTTGGTATTGGCTTTGACATTTATCACCGCACATCATCTCCTATTCATCATGATCTGTCGCAAGAGTTCTTTTTGAATTTGTATGAGAAAGGCGAGTTTGTAGAGCAATACTCCGAGCAATATTTTGATGAAGATTTTCAGCAGTTTTTGGCAGACAGGTACATTACCGGTACCTGCCCCAACTGTCATAATGATAATGCTTACGGCGATCAATGCGAACGTTGCGGAACATCACTCAATCCTACCGACCTGATCAACCCGGTATCAACCCTAAGCGGCAAACCCCCGGTTTTAAAAGCTACCAAGCACTGGTATTTGCCATTAGATAAGTATCAGCCATGGTTGGAGCAATGGATAGATAAAAAAGATGGAGAATGGAAGGTGAACGTTTTTGGCCAATGTAAATCATGGCTAAAATCGGGCCTGCAGCCGCGCTCTATGACGCGTGACCTTGACTGGGGCATTGACGTGCCGTTAGAAGAAGCTAAGGGCAAAAAGCTATATGTTTGGATGGATGCGCCTATAGGCTATATATCTGCCACCAAACAATGGGCTATTGATAAGGGGAAAGACTGGCAGCTGTACTGGAAACAACAGCCCAATGAAGCTGATAACACCTGTTTGATCCATTTTATAGGTAAAGACAATATTGTGTTCCATTGCATTATTTTCCCATCTATTTTGCATGCGCATGGCGACTATGTGCTACCGCAGAATGTGCCGGCCAATGAATTTTTAAACCTGGAGGGCGATAAGCTATCCACATCCCGTAATCACGCAGTGTGGCTGCATGAGTATCTGGAAGAGTTTCCTGGCAAGCAGGATGAATTACGTTATGTATTGACTTCAATTCTGCCCGAGACCAGCGACAGCGAGTTTACCTGGAAAGATTACCAGGCGCGCGTAAATAATGAGTTGGTGGCCATATTAGGCAACTTTGTTAACCGTGTAATGATATTGATGCATAAGTTTTACGACGGCAGAATAGAGAGCGATATACAACTAACCGACGGTTACCTTAACGATGAGATAGGTATATTTTATGATGCCATTGATAGCAGCTTGCAAAACTACCGCTTCCGCCAGGGCTTGCAGTCGGTTATGGATATTGCCCGTTTAGGCAACAAGTATCTTACTGAAAAAGAGCCGTGGAAATCCATCAAAACCAACCCTGATGATGCCCGCGACGCGCTTCATAACTGTTTATATATTATCGGGCATTTAGCTACCTGTTTACAGCCGTTTTTGCCTGCAACCGCTAAAAAGATATTAAGGATGCTGAACCTGCCGGAGCAATTCAACTTTGACCAGGAGATAGCATTCAAGGCCGGGCACCAGTTAAACCCTGCTACCTTGTTGTTTGAAAAGGTAGAAGATGAGGTGATTGAAAAGCAGATAGAAAAACTGAACAGCAAAAAACAGGCTGCTACTGCTGTTGTTGAGGAGGTGCAGGTAACACCCGCAAAGGAGAATATTAACTATGAAACCTTTGCTACCATGGATATACGTACCGGTACCATTTTAACTGCCGAAAAGGTAGCTAAAACTAAAAAACTGCTGAAGCTGACCATTGATACCGGTATTGATCAACGTACGGTAGTATCGGGCATTGCCGAATATTATGAGCCCGAAGCTATAATTGGCCAAAAGGTAAGCATACTGGTAAACCTGGAGCCGCGCGACATAAAAGGCATTACATCGCAAGGAATGATACTGATGGCAGAGAATAGCGAAGGCAAACTAAGTTTTGTAGCGCCGGTTGAAGATTTCAACAACGGCTCGGTAATACGGTAA
- a CDS encoding gliding motility-associated C-terminal domain-containing protein, whose protein sequence is MKFICFLFLLLSSFFFEALAQNSYIQSTLLGYSQGSRCQLYLDDAGNAYAIINSRDDINFHGKVFPRHGAADYSVIGKFDSSGRLLWSRTISNNTNPAKFPTDIIYHLTVDADENIYISGAGGDITLDDGKVLAGGTFLIKFNGKGQTLWGLISENTQNTTTTIGGPVALAKDGVYWSSIFYSRLELQGRVLNTNNPNGGTPNAFVAKVNSAGQVTSIYHDQSVGSIPQLMVSAENGNASVIISRGGMPKYRVILDENCHQVSDSPFITYGDFPMPLRKHNGGYEMFTHLFDRNANGWYDIGFYDIKFDSNLKITDSVKFLPDKINNRTVYDAISDNGDGFYFNSPKVPFSQEFDWIFMSKDFNQTILKPEAGNFSSTDPFTRSFTKMYADTLNMLMRHLDYYTTEFVFNQQSYKTQSNLDMSYFWTKYVYQDPDSCKKVQVKLVQNGKEGLQHVKIKFLLPGGCPASEDIGIQLTLKDPQTNDGDIVLPPNVIIKKGYTETLLTIPVLNDNYIESLEEFTLNLTLNPTAAGYLIPASTVFKIEDDDNTPANKVFAVTYTPEITEGGSIGKINVSLPENVWLKQELRFSFVKEATAHGAAVNDYKPFEIIIPPNTNKVAIDVKAIADNLIEGDEYILGRIVENGSVFGPFTSTDNLVKIKIIDVDNTEANRVIEIVTLSDKVLENSKTDVFFKLKAPYRLQDPINFSVNPTTWFPFLQQTDVQVRIDSLGANKHVTITYLDDHVIRTDKQLALSFSGASSYPGTFKFQNSSGIITDKLELTAVDNDIAQAKLLLQPVALEIKEGNTANVTIKLPDDYVMETNTLINYEWRGLEITEDKRLGATTNTITLPAMKNSLQTPVKILDDNIINQYNTRQIAYSARNNEFGDLLFTTSDIVDVNIADDEIGMITVPNAFTPNGDGINDTWEIKGLINGANVNISIWNRSGALIHQQTQYSPWNGTYNGSLAQPGVYYYSITLKGKTIAAGSLAIVR, encoded by the coding sequence ATGAAATTTATCTGTTTTCTTTTTTTGTTGTTAAGCTCATTCTTTTTTGAGGCGCTGGCGCAAAATAGCTACATACAATCTACCCTGTTGGGATATTCTCAAGGTTCGAGGTGTCAATTGTATTTGGATGATGCGGGGAATGCTTACGCAATTATTAACTCGCGAGATGATATTAATTTTCATGGTAAGGTTTTTCCAAGGCATGGAGCTGCCGACTACTCTGTAATAGGTAAGTTTGACAGTTCAGGCCGCCTGTTGTGGTCAAGAACAATTTCCAATAATACTAATCCGGCAAAATTTCCTACTGATATAATTTACCATTTAACGGTTGACGCAGATGAAAATATTTATATCTCTGGCGCGGGCGGCGACATTACGCTTGATGACGGCAAAGTTTTAGCCGGAGGCACCTTTTTAATAAAGTTTAATGGAAAAGGTCAAACACTTTGGGGATTGATATCAGAGAACACGCAGAATACTACCACTACCATCGGTGGCCCTGTAGCTTTGGCTAAAGATGGCGTTTATTGGAGCTCCATATTTTATAGTCGACTGGAATTACAAGGGCGTGTTTTAAACACCAACAATCCCAATGGTGGTACGCCCAATGCCTTTGTGGCAAAAGTGAATTCTGCCGGCCAAGTTACCTCCATTTATCATGATCAATCTGTAGGCTCAATTCCTCAGTTAATGGTATCCGCAGAAAACGGAAACGCAAGTGTGATTATAAGTAGAGGAGGAATGCCAAAGTACAGGGTAATACTTGATGAAAATTGTCATCAAGTATCTGATTCGCCTTTTATTACATATGGTGATTTTCCGATGCCGCTTCGGAAACATAATGGCGGCTATGAAATGTTTACACACTTGTTTGATCGAAATGCCAATGGTTGGTATGATATTGGTTTTTATGACATCAAGTTTGACAGCAACTTAAAAATTACTGATTCTGTAAAATTTTTACCCGATAAGATCAATAACAGAACCGTTTATGATGCTATAAGCGATAACGGGGATGGGTTTTATTTTAATTCGCCCAAGGTTCCTTTCAGTCAGGAATTTGACTGGATATTTATGAGCAAAGACTTTAATCAAACTATTTTAAAGCCCGAAGCAGGAAATTTTTCAAGTACTGATCCATTTACGCGCAGTTTTACAAAAATGTATGCCGATACGCTTAATATGCTAATGCGGCATTTAGATTATTACACTACAGAGTTTGTGTTTAATCAACAATCTTATAAAACCCAATCAAACTTAGACATGAGTTACTTTTGGACCAAGTATGTATATCAGGATCCAGATTCGTGTAAAAAAGTACAGGTTAAACTGGTGCAAAATGGTAAAGAGGGATTACAGCATGTTAAAATAAAGTTTTTGTTACCGGGCGGTTGTCCGGCAAGTGAAGATATTGGTATACAACTAACACTCAAGGATCCGCAAACAAATGATGGCGACATAGTACTGCCACCAAACGTAATTATAAAGAAAGGTTATACCGAAACCCTGCTAACCATACCCGTATTGAATGACAACTACATAGAAAGCCTTGAAGAGTTCACACTTAATTTAACATTGAACCCCACGGCTGCGGGTTACTTGATACCGGCAAGCACAGTATTCAAAATTGAGGATGACGATAACACGCCTGCTAACAAGGTGTTTGCTGTTACCTATACACCTGAAATAACTGAAGGAGGAAGTATTGGCAAAATTAACGTGAGTTTGCCGGAGAATGTTTGGCTAAAACAAGAGCTGCGGTTTTCTTTTGTTAAAGAAGCTACAGCACACGGGGCTGCCGTTAATGATTATAAACCCTTTGAAATAATTATTCCCCCAAATACCAACAAGGTGGCCATAGATGTAAAGGCAATTGCAGATAATTTAATAGAAGGAGACGAATATATTTTAGGGAGGATAGTTGAAAACGGAAGTGTTTTTGGCCCGTTTACCTCAACGGATAACCTGGTTAAAATAAAGATAATTGATGTTGATAATACCGAAGCAAACAGGGTTATAGAGATAGTAACGCTTAGCGACAAAGTGCTCGAAAATAGCAAAACAGATGTTTTTTTTAAGCTGAAAGCACCTTACAGGTTGCAAGATCCAATAAATTTTTCAGTTAATCCTACAACCTGGTTCCCGTTCTTGCAACAAACAGATGTACAGGTTAGAATTGATAGCCTGGGTGCAAATAAACATGTTACCATTACTTATCTGGATGATCATGTTATCCGTACAGATAAACAGCTTGCTTTATCTTTTTCAGGCGCAAGTAGTTATCCCGGCACATTTAAATTTCAAAACAGTAGTGGGATTATAACTGATAAATTGGAATTAACAGCTGTTGATAATGATATTGCACAGGCTAAATTACTATTACAGCCTGTGGCGTTAGAAATTAAAGAAGGAAATACTGCAAATGTTACTATTAAACTCCCTGATGATTATGTGATGGAAACCAACACCCTTATTAACTATGAATGGCGCGGGTTGGAAATTACTGAAGATAAGAGATTGGGTGCAACAACTAACACTATCACTTTACCGGCAATGAAAAACAGCCTGCAAACCCCGGTAAAAATATTGGATGATAATATAATTAATCAATACAACACAAGGCAAATTGCTTACAGCGCGCGTAATAATGAATTTGGAGATTTATTGTTTACCACATCAGATATTGTTGATGTAAACATAGCCGACGACGAAATTGGTATGATCACTGTCCCTAATGCATTTACACCCAATGGCGATGGCATAAACGACACATGGGAAATTAAAGGACTAATCAATGGGGCCAATGTTAATATCAGTATTTGGAACAGGTCAGGCGCTCTTATTCATCAGCAAACCCAATATAGTCCATGGAACGGTACTTATAACGGAAGTTTGGCTCAGCCGGGTGTTTACTATTATAGTATAACTTTAAAGGGAAAGACAATTGCGGCAGGCAGTTTGGCTATAGTTAGATAG
- a CDS encoding DUF7677 family protein has protein sequence MASGSHSAESNKCKYAEKVTDYLRAYCDPSFTVEPPFEDWEVALHRPPALADQA, from the coding sequence ATGGCAAGCGGGAGTCATAGTGCTGAAAGTAATAAATGCAAATATGCTGAAAAAGTAACAGACTACCTTCGAGCATATTGTGATCCTTCATTTACAGTTGAGCCCCCTTTCGAAGATTGGGAAGTTGCTCTCCATAGACCACCGGCTTTAGCAGATCAGGCTTAA
- the xth gene encoding exodeoxyribonuclease III codes for MKIATYNVNGVNGRLPVLLRWLNETQPDVVCLQELKAPQEKFPEAAILEAGYNAIWHGQKSWNGVAILSRGHEIKEVRRVLPGDPEDAHSRYIEAIVNNVIIGCLYLPNGNPAPGPKFDYKLAWFRRLTLHAANLLAKGLPVVLTGDYNVMPTEKDVYKPERWVEDALFRPETREAFKTLVDQGWTDALRKLYPNETIYTFWDYFRNAYGRNAGLRIDHFLLSPQVEGRLQAAGVDKHVRGWEKSSDHAPVWIELADA; via the coding sequence ATGAAAATAGCTACTTACAATGTTAACGGCGTTAATGGCCGCCTGCCGGTTTTGCTGCGTTGGCTCAATGAGACCCAACCCGATGTGGTTTGCCTGCAGGAATTAAAGGCTCCGCAGGAGAAGTTTCCTGAAGCGGCTATATTAGAAGCAGGCTACAACGCTATATGGCATGGGCAGAAAAGCTGGAACGGGGTGGCTATCCTTTCGCGCGGACATGAGATCAAAGAGGTGCGGCGTGTTTTGCCCGGCGACCCTGAAGATGCGCACAGCCGTTACATTGAGGCAATAGTAAACAATGTTATTATTGGCTGTTTATACCTTCCAAACGGGAACCCTGCCCCAGGACCTAAATTCGACTACAAACTGGCTTGGTTCCGGAGGTTAACCTTGCATGCGGCCAACCTTTTGGCCAAGGGCCTGCCTGTTGTATTGACCGGCGACTATAACGTTATGCCTACCGAAAAAGACGTTTACAAGCCCGAGCGATGGGTGGAAGATGCCTTGTTCCGCCCGGAAACGCGGGAGGCATTTAAAACACTGGTTGACCAGGGTTGGACGGATGCCTTACGCAAACTGTACCCGAATGAAACCATTTATACTTTTTGGGACTACTTCCGCAATGCTTATGGGCGCAATGCCGGTTTGCGTATAGACCACTTTCTGCTGAGTCCGCAGGTGGAGGGCAGGTTACAGGCCGCCGGTGTTGACAAGCATGTGCGCGGGTGGGAAAAAAGCAGTGACCATGCTCCGGTTTGGATTGAACTGGCAGATGCTTAG
- a CDS encoding PepSY-associated TM helix domain-containing protein: MATIKSVKRWFWWHKWTSLICTAFLLLLCLTGLPLIFHEEIEELTEAKKELTHAPDAKPVPVDEMVKTAVAHFPGKVAKLVVWDKEHPGLVNVTVGDSPSSAYQTDKYVAINAYTGEIEDTPVVQEGFMWVMLRLHVDLFAGIPGKLLMALMGILFVIAIVSGIVLYGPIMKKFDFGMIRTEKSSRVKWLDMHNLLGIVTLTWATVVGLTGVINALGDVMLYAWQQGQLTEMTAPYKNAKPLTGELSSLDDAMKIVQQREPEMQPYFVAFPGTMYSSKHHYAVFVRGNTPLTERLLKPALIDAQTGQLTDMREMPFFVNAYFISQPLHFGDYGGMPLKMIWALFDIATIVVLISGLYLWFARRKSSKEQLARMEASYNLTATI, translated from the coding sequence ATGGCAACAATCAAAAGCGTAAAACGATGGTTTTGGTGGCATAAGTGGACCAGCCTTATCTGCACAGCGTTTTTGCTGCTGCTCTGCCTAACGGGCCTTCCCCTTATATTTCACGAGGAGATAGAAGAACTTACCGAGGCAAAAAAGGAACTAACGCACGCTCCTGATGCTAAACCTGTTCCGGTGGATGAGATGGTTAAAACTGCTGTTGCACACTTTCCGGGTAAAGTAGCCAAGTTAGTTGTATGGGATAAGGAGCACCCGGGGTTAGTTAACGTTACAGTTGGCGATTCTCCATCATCAGCTTATCAAACTGATAAATATGTAGCCATAAACGCCTATACCGGCGAAATAGAAGATACACCTGTGGTACAGGAAGGTTTTATGTGGGTAATGCTGCGCCTGCATGTTGATCTGTTTGCGGGCATACCCGGCAAACTATTGATGGCGCTGATGGGTATTCTGTTCGTAATAGCTATTGTATCGGGCATTGTGCTGTATGGGCCAATTATGAAAAAGTTCGACTTCGGCATGATCCGTACAGAAAAGTCAAGCCGCGTGAAATGGCTGGACATGCACAATCTGTTAGGTATTGTAACCCTCACCTGGGCAACGGTGGTTGGCTTAACCGGGGTAATCAATGCATTAGGAGATGTAATGCTGTATGCCTGGCAACAAGGACAGTTAACCGAAATGACTGCTCCATACAAAAATGCAAAACCGCTTACGGGTGAGCTAAGCTCCTTAGATGATGCTATGAAGATAGTACAACAACGCGAACCCGAGATGCAACCTTACTTTGTAGCCTTCCCGGGTACTATGTATTCAAGCAAACACCATTACGCTGTTTTCGTGAGGGGTAATACACCTTTGACCGAGCGTTTGCTTAAACCGGCACTGATTGATGCCCAAACCGGCCAATTGACCGATATGCGTGAGATGCCGTTTTTTGTAAATGCCTACTTTATTTCGCAACCGTTGCACTTTGGCGATTACGGTGGCATGCCGCTAAAAATGATCTGGGCGCTGTTTGACATTGCTACCATTGTGGTGCTCATCAGCGGGCTTTACCTGTGGTTTGCCCGCAGAAAGTCAAGCAAGGAACAACTGGCCCGTATGGAAGCCTCTTACAATTTAACAGCAACAATATGA
- a CDS encoding TonB-dependent receptor: MIKHFPITTKITALLCILMLCVTGYAQNTRGTIRGKVITANNEPAAYVSIGLEGTTHGSATNENGEFSFRAPAGSYKLIISYVGVERVEVPLTLTAGQTVDVPTITVKANQSQLSEVNVIANSANRFTSRISTDAAKIPLTPLENAQSYTTVTSGLLKEQQVFNVDEALRNAPGIQKMWDATGRAGDGGGYFTLRGFVTQTRLRNGIAGTITNTVDAVNVEKIEVIKGPSATLFGSTLTSFGGLINRVTKKPYEAFGLEVGNNVGSYDLSRTTIDLNTPLTASKNLLFRVNAAYNTEGSFRNFGKSRSFTIAPSLSYKASERLSFLVEAEIFSGRSSAAPFFFFYSQPKDLGVTKVSDLTIDYKQAYVSDDVRQRSRSINYFAQMNYKISDKFTSQTVFSSSNSFSDGANPFYYLVTDALAKSFDPSVSITPSGRSYIARYDQSTKDSKLNSIEVQHNLNGDFNTGSIRHRFVFGLDFLHQNSNQVFFTNFYGIAPMNSKTFNYGSFNQALVDATNAANPLTINNTYPYFYKKDAYSAYLSDVVNITDQLIASVGLRIDHFKHSGTQKFDRSPDAAAFNQTAFSPKFGLIYQPVKDQLSFFANYQNGFVNPDIYINASGTPTIPKLQIANQAEGGVKMALFDGKLNGTLSYYHIKVSNSLYSVQSSVPGVFAQTQDGTQVSKGFEAEIIANPFSGLNIVTGFAYNDSKYTKADADVDGLRPVTAGSPYLGNFYLSYRLPETAVKGLGVGFGGNYVSKNKIINSVSGGTFELPEYYLFNSNIFYDRTKYRVGLAVNNLTNKQYYTGYTTINPQRLRQVVLSLSYKF, encoded by the coding sequence ATGATAAAACATTTCCCTATTACAACTAAAATAACTGCCCTGCTTTGCATATTGATGCTTTGCGTAACGGGTTACGCTCAAAACACGCGCGGTACCATACGTGGCAAAGTAATTACAGCTAATAACGAGCCGGCTGCCTATGTATCAATAGGATTAGAGGGCACAACTCACGGCTCTGCAACTAATGAGAATGGTGAGTTTAGCTTCAGAGCACCGGCGGGGTCATACAAACTAATTATATCATATGTTGGTGTTGAACGCGTTGAGGTGCCGCTTACGTTAACCGCAGGCCAAACCGTTGATGTACCCACTATTACAGTAAAAGCCAACCAGTCGCAATTAAGCGAGGTAAACGTTATTGCCAACAGTGCCAACCGTTTTACCAGTAGGATAAGCACCGATGCCGCTAAAATACCTTTGACACCATTGGAAAATGCGCAAAGTTATACAACTGTTACCAGTGGCCTTTTAAAAGAACAACAGGTATTTAATGTAGATGAAGCATTACGTAACGCACCCGGAATTCAAAAAATGTGGGATGCAACCGGTAGAGCCGGTGATGGTGGCGGTTACTTTACACTGCGTGGTTTTGTTACTCAAACGCGGTTACGTAACGGCATTGCAGGTACTATAACCAATACGGTTGACGCTGTAAATGTTGAAAAAATAGAGGTAATTAAGGGACCATCGGCAACACTATTCGGCAGTACGCTAACATCGTTTGGTGGCCTGATCAACCGTGTAACTAAGAAACCTTATGAAGCATTCGGACTTGAAGTTGGCAATAACGTTGGCAGCTATGATCTTAGCCGTACCACAATTGACCTGAACACGCCGTTAACTGCCAGCAAAAACCTGTTGTTCAGGGTAAACGCAGCCTACAATACCGAGGGTAGTTTCCGCAATTTCGGTAAAAGCCGTTCATTTACCATTGCGCCAAGCCTTTCATACAAAGCCAGCGAGCGCTTGTCGTTTTTGGTTGAAGCCGAAATTTTCTCAGGTCGTAGTTCTGCTGCACCATTCTTCTTCTTTTACTCGCAACCTAAAGACCTGGGCGTGACCAAAGTGAGCGATCTTACTATAGACTACAAACAGGCTTACGTAAGCGATGACGTAAGGCAACGCAGCAGAAGCATCAACTACTTTGCGCAAATGAATTACAAGATATCAGACAAATTCACTTCGCAAACGGTGTTCTCTTCATCCAACAGTTTCTCAGATGGTGCTAATCCATTCTATTACCTGGTTACAGACGCACTTGCAAAATCATTTGACCCATCGGTTAGCATTACCCCATCTGGTCGCAGCTATATCGCCCGTTATGATCAATCTACTAAAGACAGTAAACTCAACAGTATAGAGGTACAGCACAACCTAAACGGCGACTTTAACACCGGCAGCATTCGCCACCGCTTTGTTTTTGGGTTAGATTTTCTTCATCAAAACTCTAACCAGGTGTTTTTTACCAACTTTTACGGCATAGCACCAATGAACAGCAAAACGTTTAACTATGGATCGTTCAACCAGGCTTTGGTTGATGCCACAAACGCAGCCAATCCGCTTACCATAAATAATACTTATCCTTACTTCTACAAAAAAGACGCTTACAGTGCTTATCTGTCAGACGTGGTTAACATCACAGACCAGCTTATCGCATCTGTAGGTCTACGTATTGACCATTTCAAACATTCCGGAACACAAAAATTTGACAGATCTCCTGATGCGGCTGCGTTTAACCAAACAGCGTTTTCGCCTAAATTTGGTTTGATCTATCAACCTGTTAAAGATCAACTGTCATTCTTTGCCAACTATCAAAACGGCTTTGTTAACCCTGATATTTATATCAACGCTTCCGGCACGCCAACTATACCTAAACTGCAAATCGCCAATCAGGCCGAGGGTGGTGTAAAAATGGCTTTGTTTGACGGCAAATTGAACGGTACCTTAAGTTACTACCACATCAAGGTTAGCAATAGTCTGTATAGCGTGCAAAGCAGTGTGCCGGGTGTATTTGCACAAACGCAAGATGGCACACAAGTAAGCAAAGGGTTTGAAGCCGAAATTATTGCTAATCCTTTTTCTGGCTTGAACATAGTAACAGGTTTTGCTTATAATGATAGCAAGTATACCAAAGCCGATGCGGATGTTGACGGCTTACGCCCTGTAACCGCTGGTTCGCCTTACCTGGGCAACTTCTATCTAAGTTACCGTTTGCCGGAGACCGCTGTAAAAGGCCTGGGTGTAGGCTTTGGCGGTAATTACGTTAGCAAAAACAAAATAATAAATAGTGTAAGTGGCGGCACTTTTGAACTACCCGAATATTACCTGTTCAACAGTAATATATTTTACGACCGTACTAAATACCGTGTTGGTTTAGCAGTTAACAACCTAACCAATAAACAATATTACACCGGTTACACTACTATCAACCCGCAAAGGTTGCGTCAGGTAGTTTTAAGCTTGTCGTACAAATTTTAA